The genomic segment ggcaggcaggagcagcatcaGGATCCAACCTCCCAGCACCAAGCCtcccccagggctctgcctctcctgctgcacCCACCCGGCCATGCCCTGGCCTAGGAGGGGATGAGGATCACACAACCCACCAGGATTGAACTCCTCAGGCTTGTCCCACTCCTTCTCATCGTGGTGCACAGACCAGAGGTTGATGATGACCCTGGCACCCTTGGGGATGGAGTATTCCCCAATGCTGCAAAGCAGACACAGAGTGAGGCAGTGGTTCCCTGCCCAGTCTCTGCCCATGAGCTGGATGTGCCCCATCCAGGGGGGTCTCACCTGGTGTCAGCAAGGGACACGTGTGGGATGAGCAGGGGGGACACGGGCCGGATGCGCAGCACCTCACTGATGGTGGCCTCCAGGTAGGGCAGCAGCGGGCGGTCGCTGAGGTGGGGGTGACGCACCAGGCCGATCTTGTGGTCCATTTCCTCCTGGATCTTCCTCTGGATCTGGGAGGAAAGCAAAGACCATtgtgggagcccagggagcGAGATGCCCTGTGCACCCAGCATCATCAGCATATCCTGTCAGCTTGTGTGGGGCAGAAGTGCCCACAGCCTGATCGTGCTTATCTGCAGAGCCTGACTTCTCTTCTGGCACCTGCCTTCCCCAAAACTCCCCATGGTGTCCCTGGTGCTGGAAGGAACCCAAGCCCCCACTGTGGAGTGCAGACCCTACCTCAGGGTAGTGGAGCAGGTAGAGCACAGCCCATTTGAGCACAGTTGTGGTGGTCTCCACACCGGCCCCAAAGATGTCCCCCACTGTCATGAGGAGGTGGTCGTCAgtcagctccagccctggctccagagggCTGCTGTTCTCAGCACTGAGCCTCACTTGCAGGAGGGCATCCATGAGGTCCTTCACAGTGTCTCCACAGAAAGCTTCCTGCCGAGGGACACGCATGAGCCAGGCTGTCCTGGGCACAGTGTCCACCgccccagctccagcatctccctatcctggccctgctggcaccTTGTGTTCAGtgaatttctgctgcagcagctggtcCCGGACCTGGAGGCATTTCTTCAGCAGGGTCAGGTCCTTGTTGGGAAATATCTGAGGGAGAAAAGCACATTACAACAgtctgcagctcagcccagcccttgcAAGCCCCCAGGCAGTCACCTTATGCCCACTGGCTCTTGTGGGTCACCGGGACAGGGATGCTCCTAACTCAGGGGTGCTCCTACAGGACACATCCCAGCTACTTCCTTTCATCTGAGGTGAGAGAAATGGGCGGTGCCCATGTTCCTGCTCACCTGGAGCCAGGGGAAGATGTCCACCAAGCTCTCCTTGGCCACGGTGTCCACGATACCCTGGCTGTACTCCAGCATGGCCTCGAACTCGGGGTCCCCCCGGCGGTACGAGGAGTTGAAGCAGAGGGAGCAGACCACGTTGGTGACGGCCCGTGTGAGCTCGGGGGCCATGTCCAGGGCCGTGTCCTGCGCAGCGCTCAGCGTCTCGCACAGGGACGCGGCCTCCCGGCAGACTGGGGGGGAGCAGAGCCACGCCAGGGGTGATGAGGGAGTGGTGATTAAGCCAaggagggctggaaggaggGGTCCCCTGCTCCTACAGCGTGTGCAGCCTGCAGAGGGCACCCCcagacagggctgggccctgaggggctgggatgggcagaaGGGACAACGCTGGGTGCTAGGGGGCGGGAGCAGAGAGAATGGAGATGTGCAAGGATGTCCTCCTGGGCAGAGTGGGGAGCTGGCTCCATGCCTCAGTCTCCCCATCTGTGAGAGAGGGGAACTAAAGTTCCGTGTAGAAAACACACGGAGAGGTGTTGGTAAAGTACAGGGCATATAAGGAGAGGGACAgagcccctgcctggcaggctgaggggacaccaggggacacAGGCTGAGCCACTGTCTTTCCTTCGTTCCCAGGGAATCGGGGCACTTAAGAAGAAAAAGTACAGCGTAGGagggagccagagctgggagggagcctggggcagggggaggcacTTACTGATCTTCTCGAGGGCGAGCGAGCCCTCACCGAACATGGAGAGGGCAGTGTGTACCAGCTTGCGCTGGAACTTCCACAGGGGCCCGTAGCTGGCGAAGGCGATGTCCTTGCCCCCCCGGGACAGCAGGTCCGTGGTCACCTGAGGGACAGGCAGTCCCAGGGTCATCCCgctgcagggcagccccgcGGGGGAGGGACGATCATCTCACCCCATCCCAGAAATGGTCCGGGGAGCTAGAGGTTAAtgcaggcaggcacagcacagaacaTGAGGTTTGCTTTCTCCCTCTCAAGGACTGATAAAGAGATCTGGGGACAGATGTGAAGGCTAGGGGCTCTAGGATGCCCAGGGAACTTATGGGGTACAGGCAATACCTGAACCCATATCCCCGTGCCCAGGGatgcagccagctgcagggaaaacagGCACCCTTGGGACGGAGGATGACAGGGCTGGAACCCTGGGGAATACCTGGGGAGCAGGGTACGGAGGGGCCGCCCTGCCCCGGCTTGCTGCAGGCaggatggggaggggacacggacCCCGCTGCGTGCCTTGGGAGTGTCCCCCTCCTCACGCCACGCCACAGTGGGAAGGGGTCCCCAAGAGCTGCTGCCCACTCACGGTGCGGGGCCGTCCGGCGAAGTCTTTGCCCTTCTtgagcagcacctccctggcGTGCCGATAGCTGTTCACCACCACCACGTAGTGGGAGCCCATCCAGAGGGCGTACAGGCTGCCGTACTGGCCCTGCAGGCGCCACAGCCGCAGgtggagctgggggtgcccggccagctgcagcaggctcCCCACCAGCGGCAGGGCCGGCAGGCTCCGTGGGCGCCCCAGCCCCGTGGCCGTGGCCATCGGCAGGGTGTCCCTCCGTCGCGCCAGCCGCCaggtgcagagcagggccagggccagcagcagggcgCCCAGCAGCGCCATGGCGGGGCCGGCTGCGGGGCTGCGGCGCGCGGGGGGCCCTTATAGCGGCGGCGGGGTCGTCTCCTTGACTCTGAGGCGGGCTCGGCTCCTTATCGGGGGGACGAGGAGGGGGGAGCCGAGCGCTGGGCCCGtggccagctctgcagctgtgggcGCATGGCGGGGGGCGAGGGCAGCGGGGCCACGGCCGCCCTGGGggagctgcttccagcactgggggccaggggaTGCCCAGGGTCGGATCCGTCCTTGGGGTTCCATCCCCAGGGCCCTGTGGTGGgccggggctgtggggacagctcGAGGTCTGTCGTgggtgctgtgagcacagctgggggGTCTGGCGGGGCACTGGAATCCATCCCCAGCCAGGGAGCGCCTCGACAGATCCGGGAGGGAATGGGCAGCACTGGAAATATTGAGCAATATTAAGCATCCCTCATCATCAGTTCTTGACAGTGCTGGGGAGACGCAGGTAGCACTGGACACTGCTGGGCAGCGCTTGGCAATGCTGGTGAGCGCCGGTCAGCCCCTGGTACTATTGGTGAACCCTGATCAGTACAGGCAAGTACCGGCCAGGGCTGAGAAAGGCTGATCAGGGCTGGCCTGTGCTTGTCAGTGCTGGGCAGCCTGTGGGTGTCCGTGCCGAGGCGATGAGGTGTGCTGGGGGAGTCCTTTGGGAATTGAAgcccctccctgcagcatccccgACCACCGCGGACTCTGCGCCTTCCCGAGCCTTCAGGCCCCCGGCGCTCGCCGTAGCAGCTCCCGGGGAAAGGCGGGGCGGGCACGGGCGGGGTAAGAtggcggcggggggcgcggcGGATGCCCAGGCGCGCTTTGGCCACTCGGTGAAGGGGCTCCTGACCGAGAAGGTGACGAGCTGCGGCACCGACGTGATCGCTCTCACTAAGCAGGTGCTGAAGGGCTCTCGTAGCGCCGAGGTGAGCGGCGGGTGCTGGCGGCGGCCGATTACAGGGCCGTAGCGGAGCTGGGAGCGGGGAGGGCGGCGCAATGCACTCTGGGAGCTGTAGTCCGAGGAGGGGACACATCCTTGTGTCTgggcagggacggggacagcGGGAGCGGAGCGCGGGCACGGCTGGGCAGCGCCTCGGGACTCCGGCGGTGGCAGGCGGGAGGGTGACCGCCAGCTGTCCCGGGGACAGGTGGGAGCGGTGCCTCAGGCGCTCCCGACGGATGTGCTGTCACGGCACCGCGGTGTCACCCCGAGTGTCACCCTGCCAGCCGTCACGGGGGCCTCGGGAAACGCAAAGCTGCAGCGTCTCAGCCTGCTCTGTACGTTTGCCTTGTAGCTGCTGGGTCAAGCTGCCAGAAACATGGTGATGCAAGAAGATGCCATCTTGCACTCGGAAGATGTAAGCTGTGTTcttgtgctggagcagcagcgtTTCTGGGGACGGGAGGAGAGGAGGGTGGTAGGAATGGTTTGCAGCCGTGCTACAACTGCTCCCGGAGCCCTGGAGTCAGATACATGACttcaggcagcagggctggtggccaGAATAACTTAGTGCTTCCTCAGACCCAGTGCTGCTGGACTCCTGATGTCCTGCAGGCTGGCCAGCCCTCAAGCTGTGCCCTCTCTGACAGAAAGCTTGACGCACTGTGGGCTGAAATAAAGCACTTgtgtctctgcctgtccctgggaaaggagaaggaagtgTGCCACTCCTGACAGATACCAGTGAGGGTGTTTTGGAGGCAGTACAGCAATAcagtggtggctgtgctggaggaacGCCCAGGGCATTAGGACAGCTGCACTGTGATCTCTGTAGGCATTCattctttgttttgttctccACAGAGTTTAAGAAAAATGGCCATAATAACTACTCATCTACAGTACCAGTAAGTAGGGGACACCAGTAAGTAGGTGTTCTCTCTTGGGGGCTGAGTGGATCCCTCAGTCCTTCTCTGTTCTCCTTAAAGACTTTGCATTAAGCTGCCAGCTCAGACTGATCCCTCTTTTGCAGTTCTTCAAAGCTGAGCAGGCCTTGGAGCTGGAATTTTCCAGCCCTCTTCCAGGCTGTTTTGGGGTGGGAGCTGAAATTTTTGTCTCCTGTTTGCCATGCACTGTATCTCCCATGCGTGTGTATGATGCACCTGGGACTAAGAAGGAGAAGCCAGTGCTGCTTCTGTCCCCCAGAACTTAATCCAGAAACACCCTGGAGTTTTGGCCTCTTGAGCCCTTGTTTGACATAACATAAATCATGActgagattttgtttttctaatgctctttttttctttcctttcctcctccaggCAAGAAGCAATTCAAAAGAAGTGAGTTCTGGGAGGACCTGGGGAACATGCTGTGAGGGTAGAAAGGGGAAGGTGATGGAGTTGGGTGGGGGAAAGCAGGATGGAAAGGTTTTTGCATCTGCCTTTGAGGCAGATGCTTGCCCAGCAGGATAGCACTTCAGTATTGTGAAGAGATGGGAATTTGAGTGAAGAGATGGGATTCATACCCAAGCTTCCTTTGATTCCTTCCTGCCCACTGATGTGATAGAGCATGTGAGGTTGCTTGTGAGAGGAGATGAGggtggtgggagcagagctgtgtacAGCAGGGTGCATGAAGTGAGGTTTCCTTTGTGGGGACACAGAGTGGGGTCAGGGGACCCCAGGGTTTCTCTTTGCTATAGTATCAGCTCTAGAGCTGCTCTGGTGCcttgggcacaggcagcacagcacagtctGGGAGCACATCTCACCATGAATCTCCTCTTGCTTGGTGCCCAGCGTGGAGCGCTCGTCAAACCTTCAGGACCAGCTGAGTCACTTGCTGAAATGAAGGGGAGCTGAAGGCTTGAGGAAATCTCAACCAGCACTGAGGGAGTGAAGTGTTCtcccccctccagcccctggggctcaGAACTATGTCTGGATGAAGCTGGATGTCAGCTGGGATAGGTGCAgagtctgtgctgctgggcacatGGCCCCCTCTCGTGTTCCTGCATCCACACCTCTGCTCCAGAATGCTCACCTGCACATCTGCACCTGGCTGAAACaaacttccctgaaactttGCTCTTCCCCATAATCCCTGTGTCTGCTTACTTCCCATGTAGCGTGAAGTGCTCAGCCCACCCCAGCACCCTTGGCAAGAGATGCAGAGTTGAGGCATGGCATTTAAATGCAGGTGCCTGCAGTTTGCCACTGGTCTGTATTTAGCCACAGAGGTGGCACAGAGTGCAGTTTATTTAGGGCATTTTAATCAGTGTGAGCTGCAAGTGCCTGGGTGGGTGAGGGGTACTTCAGTGTAGGCTGAGCTGCCAGTCCCAGCACAGAATTTCTGAAACCAGGAACCTAAGCATACACATCTGCCAGTGGCCTAGCTGGATGTGGTTTGACCATCCTCCTCAGAGGTTATCTTATTTTCCTCTCTTATTTTCCGCCAGAGTTTGGAACATCATCCCTTTGCCAGCCCATATGTGCTGCATTTGGCCTTCAAGTGCATTCcttctcctgagctgctgctccagcttttGATGAAGCAGCCTTggctgtggtgtgtgtttgtatCTGGTTGGGAAGGTATCCAAAGGCCTTCTTGGGAAGCAGGCAAGAGAGCATCAGGAGCTGGTGTGCTCAGTTCTAGACTGCTCTGTTGAAGACTAGTGAGCTGTTCACATCCAGGACCAGCTATAAATACTGTGTCTTGTTTTTAGTGAGTCACTTATCTGGAGCACTTGGAGTGCACGGGAAGCACTTGTTTCCCTGAGAGTGCTTTTCACCAGCTGATAGGAGcaggcaggctgagagctgaCACGGGCCTGCCACATTCCAGTTGGAATGCTGCTGGAGTctggctcctgtgctgcagagccttCTCAGACTAGATTTCCATCCCTGCCAGTATTTTTGCCTTGGGTGACATTCTGACCCCAGCTTTGCAGGTGCACTTTGGGAATGAGAGTTTTCCCTGTGGCTCTCTTGCTGGGAATAAAAGCTGTCCTGAACACCACCAAACTGCAGCAGTCTGTCCTGGATTCTGTTTCTAGTGGTCCCTGTGCACTGAGGAGACTTTTTGGGATGGATGGTGGGTCTCTGCCCCCCCAGGATCCCCCATTCTGCTTCAGCTcagagggctttgcagaggCAATGTGACCTTGCTGCAGGTGGCTTGTCTCTTCCAAAGTCCTGTCCTCTGCAGAGCCTACAGCAGTCCCGTGGCATTAAATTTGTGTCTCCCTGCCTTTGGGacaagcagggacagggctgcactGTGGAGATGCAGAGCTGTTGGGGAACAAACAGCAAGGTGGCTTTTGGGGGTGTGGGTGCCGCAAGAACTGTGAATGATGGCAGCGTGctcagcacaggagcagggccagcgGCCTCGCTGTGTGCCCATGTCCCACAGAGCCAGCGGCCTCACTGTGCCCATGTCCATGTCCCACAGAGCCAGCGGCCTGGCTGTGTGCCCATGTCCCACAGAGCCAGCGGCCTCGCTGTGTGCCCATGTCCATGTCCCACAGAGCCAGCGGCCTCACTGTGCCCATGTCCCACAGAGCCAGCGGCCTCACTGTGTGCCCATGTCCGACAGAGCCAGCGGCCTCGCTGTGTGCCCATGTCCGACAGAGCCAGCGGCCTCGCTGTGTGCCCATGTCCGTGTCCCACAGAGCCAGCGGCCTCACTGTGTGCCCATGTCCGTGTCCCACAGAGCCAGCGGCCTCGCTGTGTGCCCATGTCCATGTCCCACAGAGCCAGCGGCCTCGCTGTGTGCCCATGTCCCACAGAGCCAGCGGCCTCACTGTGCCCATGTCCCACAGCGCCAGCGGCCTCACTGTGCCCATGTCCGTGTCCCACAGAGCCAGCGGCCTCGCTGTGTGCCCATGTCCCACAGAGTCAGCGGCCTCGCCGTGCCTGTGCCCGTGTCCTGCTGGGCCGTGTGCCAAGggcctgggcaggcaggagccgCTGTCGGGATGGAAGCCAAGCTCCAGGCCGTGTGGGCTGCTGGGATAGCACAGGATactggggaggagctgggcagagtCCGACTGGCGCCCTGCGACTGGAGGCAGTAAGACAGCCCAGGGCCTCTGccgggggtgctgggggtgcccTTGGGGCCAAGGGCTCTGCAAAGCAGGGTAGGGGGATTTACCCTGCTGGGATGCTTTGGGGGCTCATCTCTTTGGGGTAGCTGGGAttggatttttggggtggaGGGATGTTGTCAGGTGCCTCCTGGGGCATCCTATTAGACTGCAAGTTTGGGGGGATTCTCAGGGTTCTGCTGGGAGAGAGCAAAAAGTGCTGCTGTATCTGGGGGAAGAGGGGGATTCAGAACTGTTGGGAGGACCTGGAGTGGTGCCCATCTCTGCGGTGTCAGCCACCAGCCCCACATTCCCATTTCAGTGGCAACTCCCATTGGACAGCAGATCCACCAGGAGGTGCAGGTGAGGAGTGtggaagggagctggggagggatggggcagctgggTAGGGGGTGCATGCCTGGGCTGTGCTAGATTTCCTGCTGCCATTAGAGGATAAAGGTTGTTTCCAGGCCCGGATAAAAATGCCAGGTGCACTCGGCAGCTTTGCTCCTGTTTCACACAGGAATGGGGCTAGGAGCAACCTGGCAtttccctgcccctcttccctcTACCCTTCTCAGCCAGGgaaatggtggctgcagcctgcaaaTTTGCTGAAAATGGGAATTAAATTCCCTCCTGCACAAGCACATCAATGCGTGTGAGcaaagggagctggggaggatgGGGGCAAAGGGATGCCTGATCTTACCGTAGTTTTTGGCTAGGTGGAAATGAgagtgccagtgccagagggcatGTACACGTGTACAGGCTGAGTGCAGGCATGGCCCCCATATTTATGAACATAgggagctcccagggctcaACTTGGCACAGTTCAGTGGCCTCTGTCCTTCCCATCTCAGGACTACTATGGCAAAGAGCTGCAGAAGTCAGAGGACCTCAAAACCAATGCGTGCATCACCTCAGCCAGGCCCATTTCCAAGCTGGTGAGAGATGCTCTGGAGCGCATCCATGAGGAGGTGGTGGCCAGGTAACTCCCAGGGTCTCTCCTCCAATGCTgcatccccatgggctgcagccccttcttggctgtgccatggggcacctgcacccagctcagctcagcatcCACCCAGGTACTACGGCTGTGGTCTGGTGATCCCTGAGTGCCTGACATCGTGCTGGATTCTGGACctgggcagcggcagcggcaggGACTGCTACCTGCTGAGCCAGCTGGTTGGGGAGCAGGGCCACGTCACCGGCATAGATATGACCGAGGGCCAAGTACGGCACGGACCTGGGGCTCCCTCTCACCCTTCCAGCAGCCCCCCCATATCAttcccttcctcctgccagGTTGAGGTGGCCAAGAAGCACATTGCCTACCATACGGATAAGTTTGGCTACCGAAAGCCGAATGTGGAGTTCTTCCATGGTTACATGGAGAAGCTGGGTGATGCCGGACTGGCTGACGAGAGCTACAATATTGTCATGTAGGTGCCATGCAGGGCACAGTCACCCCCagtcctgctgcttcctggggTTGTGAGCTGGGTCTGCATCCCAATGGGTCACTGCTTCAGAAGCACGTGTTAGAAAAAGGGAAATCCCAAGCCAGATGCGCAAGAGCGTGCAAATAAGCCTTGGTCTCCTCCCCCACAGCTCCAACTGTGTGATCAACCTTGCCCCTGACaagagggctgtgctgcaggaggcctTTCGTGTGCTGAAGGTGATGGTGGGCTCATTCCTGTGGCAGCAAAGCAGGCTTGGGGTGGCTCTGTTGTTGGAGTGCCACTGAGAAGTAGCAAATGGGATCTGGCAAGGCATGGATGCAGGATGGGGTCAGGGGAGGGCGTCTCTGCGGAGGGTCCCAAGCAGGGTAGGATTAGGGGGTTCCCAATTCTCCTTGCCCCTTTTGTATCTTTGCTTCTTGAGGCTTCCCTTCACTCCTTGCCCTCCAGCCCGGGGGAGAGATGTACTTCAGTGACGTCTACGCCAGCCAGCGCCTGAGCGAGACCATCCGGAAGCACCGGGTGCTGTGGGGTGCGTAGGGCTGTGGGACGGGGGTGACATGGCATGGGGGGACTGGACCTTTGCCTGCATCCCCCATGCCTGTGGTCTCGTTCCAGGAGAATGCCTGGCAGGAGCCCTGTACTGGAGAGACCTGTACAGCATTGCTGAGGAGGTGGGGTTCAGCCCCCCGTGCCTGGTCACCGCCAGCCCCATCACCATTGGCGACAAGGAGCTGGAGGGCATTGTCGGTGAGGATCCAGCCAGGGAGTGCCAGCTCTGGGAGGCTCTGCTGGCATCCCAGCCCAGGTGTTCAGTGGCCAAGCCACCAACCTCTCCCTTGCAGGCGACTGCCGCTTTGTTTCCGCGACTTACCGCCTGTTCAAGGTGCCGGCTGGCAGCCAGACCGGGCCAGCACAGGTCACCTACAATGGCGGCATCGTGGGGCACGAGCGAGAGCTGGTGTTTGATGCCAACTTCACCTTCAAGGTTTGGGGAGGCAGGCTGGGGCTCTAGGGAAGAGTTAAAGCTGATGAAGCTGCTACTCAGCAGCATCCTCTGTGATCTGGGGGGCAAGCTTTGGTGGAGGGGGAGCCGAGGGGCTGTGTAAACCCAGGGGAGAGCAAATGTCCAGCAAAGGGAGGCAGATGCATGCATTGTTTTGTGGTAAAAAGTAGGACATCCATGGTGGCTTCCCAGCATGGTTTGAAGCCTGATGCTTGGGTTTTGTGGGTGTTTCTTCAGATTTTGGGCCAAGATGTGCTCCTGCTTTCACTCTCCCCATCATCTGGCTGGGTGTCTGGAGTCCCCTGGGACACATACCAGGACCCCAGACCTGTGACCATTCCTCTGTCCCCAGGAAGGAGAGGTGGTGAACGTGGATGCTGAGATGGCTGCGATCTTGCAGAGCTCCAGGTTTGCAGAGAAGTTCCTGATCCGAGCTGGTGGAGCCAAcgctgcagcaccacagggcTGCTGTAGCAAGGGAGTGAAGGTTGGTAGAGGGCAGCTCCGTGCCTGGGACATGGAGGAAATGGGACATGGATGTCCCAGGCCATCAGAGTTGCTATGGGGTGTCAGAAGGGCTGTCACATGATACCAAGACACCTGACTCCttctgggctgggcaggagctcaTGGGTCACCAAGAGTGGTGCCTGCTGCTTGAGTCAGGACAAACTGTACCCCTACCCAAGCTGGAGCCCTCCAAAGGGGGATCTGCTCTCACCACCCCAACATGTCCATGGGGACTGCTGAGTCTGACAGCTGGACTTCTCTGAGGTCTCCCAAGGGGAGTCATCCTTCCCCTGAGGGCATTGctgtgcacagcctgccccagggagATGATGGCCCATCCCCATGGTTTTTTCCTGTCCATTGCTCTCCCGGCTGCTGATGGAAGAGCAGGTTGGCCCTGGCTGCCAACCCTGACCCTACAGCACAAAGCATTCTATCTGCTGGAAGCCTATCTCTTCTCCTTGGTGGTTCCTGCAGCCTGTAGATGGACCAGGAGATACAAGGGAGATAACACCCTGCAGCTGTGTATCCCTGAAATACGGCCTTGTGCTTAGGAAGGGGAGATTTTCTCAGGACTCTGTCCAAGCAGGAGGCATTTCTCAGATAAAAGCAGAGCCAAAGTCCCAGACAAGCTCTTGGCTTCTTCCTTGCtgcaggaaaaagcagctggagtGACCCAGAGGCTGCTCCCCATGATAGCTAGGGAAGTGCTAAGTGCCACTTTCTCAGGTGGCTCTTGCTTCCCACTGGCCTGATCCTGCCCTGGGTTTTTCTCTGTCCTTCAGGAGAAGATCTGTGAtcccttccagctgctggagtggcTGAGAGCCCCAGGTCCTGCCAGGTGTCCTGGTGGCACCTGTTgtccccagggtgctgctcaGTCTTAAGTGGTGTCCCTACACCCCTGTTGGAAGTCAGTGGAGTGAGAGGCCTTGGCCCCAGTGATGCCTCCCACCAGAGAGCAAATAAACACATGTCTGAGCTCAAAGGCTGTGTGTTTGTAGCTGCCACAGGGCCGTGGGTGCTGTGCTTCCCTGGCAGGGTTGGTGGGGCAGGTTGTGCCTGATTGCAGTGAGGATGTGTCC from the Melospiza georgiana isolate bMelGeo1 chromosome 8, bMelGeo1.pri, whole genome shotgun sequence genome contains:
- the LOC131086089 gene encoding steroid 17-alpha-hydroxylase/17,20 lyase, producing MATATGLGRPRSLPALPLVGSLLQLAGHPQLHLRLWRLQGQYGSLYALWMGSHYVVVVNSYRHAREVLLKKGKDFAGRPRTVTTDLLSRGGKDIAFASYGPLWKFQRKLVHTALSMFGEGSLALEKIICREAASLCETLSAAQDTALDMAPELTRAVTNVVCSLCFNSSYRRGDPEFEAMLEYSQGIVDTVAKESLVDIFPWLQIFPNKDLTLLKKCLQVRDQLLQQKFTEHKEAFCGDTVKDLMDALLQVRLSAENSSPLEPGLELTDDHLLMTVGDIFGAGVETTTTVLKWAVLYLLHYPEIQRKIQEEMDHKIGLVRHPHLSDRPLLPYLEATISEVLRIRPVSPLLIPHVSLADTSIGEYSIPKGARVIINLWSVHHDEKEWDKPEEFNPGRFLDEQGQHIHSPSPSYLPFGAGIRVCLGKVLAKMELFLFLAWVLQRFTLECPEDQPLPSLEGKFGVVLQVQKFQVKARLREAWRAAS
- the BORCS7 gene encoding BLOC-1-related complex subunit 7, which produces MAAGGAADAQARFGHSVKGLLTEKVTSCGTDVIALTKQVLKGSRSAELLGQAARNMVMQEDAILHSEDSLRKMAIITTHLQYQQEAIQKNVERSSNLQDQLSHLLK
- the AS3MT gene encoding arsenite methyltransferase, with the protein product MAACSAQEQGQRPRCVPMSHRASGLTVPMSMSHRASGLAVCPCPTEPAASLCAHVHVPQSQRPHCAHVPQSQRPHCVPMSDRASGLAVCPCPTEPAASLCAHVRVPQSQRPHCVPMSVSHRASGLAVCPCPCPTEPAASLCAHVPQSQRPHCAHVPQRQRPHCAHVRVPQSQRPRCVPMSHRVSGLAVPVPVSCWAVCQGPGQAGAAVGMEAKLQAVWAAGIAQDTGEELGRVRLAPCDWRHHQPHIPISVATPIGQQIHQEVQDYYGKELQKSEDLKTNACITSARPISKLVRDALERIHEEVVARYYGCGLVIPECLTSCWILDLGSGSGRDCYLLSQLVGEQGHVTGIDMTEGQVEVAKKHIAYHTDKFGYRKPNVEFFHGYMEKLGDAGLADESYNIVISNCVINLAPDKRAVLQEAFRVLKPGGEMYFSDVYASQRLSETIRKHRVLWGECLAGALYWRDLYSIAEEVGFSPPCLVTASPITIGDKELEGIVGDCRFVSATYRLFKVPAGSQTGPAQVTYNGGIVGHERELVFDANFTFKEGEVVNVDAEMAAILQSSRFAEKFLIRAGGANAAAPQGCCSKGVKEKICDPFQLLEWLRAPGPARCPGGTCCPQGAAQS